A window of the Synchiropus splendidus isolate RoL2022-P1 chromosome 6, RoL_Sspl_1.0, whole genome shotgun sequence genome harbors these coding sequences:
- the LOC128760975 gene encoding rho GTPase-activating protein 40 isoform X2 — protein MPWGRSGTLAMLLLTGKVIGRAKARDPSPTEMSVEPWVNPLDQAAAEHPQSTLSPLDQEQHLDKICLDSFWSEVETIRQGSGEDLDCSRRDSRQSEEGEQEEQWLADAGLSTLISDDSEDVENAVLLSTLTRAQAEAVQRRLDSYTLSLRKRNKPAPRDVRDIFHTPISQTLLSEPHHSDDLAQNSMASVPKAPLSVLTPEHQRGAPKEEFFITDVAYCEQAVILLKQAKLPQNNSQRRKEDGTLPRVICPKCRLGVTRIQDLSHPDLKKVRQLALIDLTALCDLLELEVKRHKTGKRKIPESSLFGVPLATLMESDQKVKPNTSTPLFLQALLAFLEKKGIDSEGILRVPGSQSRIKLLQQNLETNFYSGQVSWEEVSPNDAAALLKKFIRELPAPLLTAEYLNTFSAVRDITDLKQKLHMLNLLILLLPEPNRNTLKALLEFLSKVVSREKRNRMNLWAVATIMAPNLFLHKAVPSKLTEGAEKGQAEKAADVMRLLIRYQDLLWTIPNFVMSQVRRLNENSSRRYQFYDRRIKNLLRKIHTDSRDKPDKNSSELCRTVKIQVGDQVTSTMEFQLNINSRASDLLAQFHRHYLHSPEKGKGKIRRNGSVSFSDCALYEVGGNIGEHCLDPDTHLLDLYNSNSGGEWVIKLKPSAGRGM, from the exons ATGCCGTGGGGGAGAAGCGGCACTTTGGCCATGCTGCTTCTAACGGGCAAAGTCATTGGTCGAGCCAAGGCCAG AGATCCCAGCCCCACCGAGATGAGCGTGGAGCCCTGGGTGAACCCGCTGGATCAGGCTGCAGCTGAACACCCACAAAGTACACTTTCGCCCCTGGATCAGGAGCAGCATCTGGACAAAATCTGCTTGGATTCCTTCTGGAGCGAGGTAGAAACCATAAGGCAAGGGAGTGGCGAGGACCTGGACTGCAGCAGGAGGGATTCCAGACAGTCTGAAG AAGGAGAACAGGAAGAGCAGTGGTTGGCGGACGCAGGCTTGTCCACCCTCATCAGCGACGACAGTGAGGATGTAGAAAACGCGGTGCTGCTGTCTACTCTAACACGAGCTCAGGCTGAAGCTGTCCAACGCCGACTGGATTCCTACACACTGTCACTCCGCAAGAGGAACAAACCAGCGCCGAGGGACGTCCGCGACATCTTTCACACTCCCATCAGCCAG ACCCTCCTGTCTGAGCCTCATCATAGTGACGACCTCGCACAGAACAGCATGGCGTCGGTTCCAAAGGCACCGTTGTCAG ttTTGACCCCTGAACACCAGCGAGGCGCTCCGAAAGAAGAGTTCTTTATCACTGATGTGGCTTATTGCGAACAGGCCGTCATTCTGCTCAAACAGGCCAAGCTGCCTCAGAACAACAGCCAGCGCCGGAAAGAAGACGGGACACTGCCG AGGGTGATCTGCCCCAAATGCCGGTTAGGCGTGACCCGAATTCAAGACCTGTCCCACCCTGACCTGAAGAAGGTGCGTCAGCTGGCTCTGATCGACCTGACGGCGCTGTGTGACCTGCTGGAACTGGAAGTCAAAAGGCATAAGACTGGCAAGAGAAAAATTCCAG AGAGCTCATTGTTCGGAGTGCCGCTGGCGACACTGATGGAGAGCGACCAGAAAGTGAAGCCGAACACATCAACTCCACTTTTTCTGCAGGCG ctgctggcaTTTTTGGAGAAGAAAGGAATCGATTCGGAGGGGATCCTGCGGGTTCCAGGCTCTCAGTCCAGAATCAAG ctgctgcagcagaaccTGGAGACCAACTTTTACTCAGGTCAGGTGAGCTGGGAGGAAGTGAGTCCGAACGATGCTGCGGCTCTTCTCAAGAAGTTCATCCGCGAGCTCCCCGCTCCTTTACTCACCGCCGAGTACCTTAACACTTTCAGCGCCGTGAGAG ACATCACAGATCTGAAGCAGAAGCTCCACATGCTGAACCTGCTCATCTTGCTGCTGCCGGAGCCCAACAGAAACACGCTGAAG GCTCTCCTCGAGTTCCTCAGCAAGGTTGTTTCCCGGGAGAAGAGGAACAGGATGAACCTGTGGGCGGTGGCCACCATCATGGCGCCGAATCTCTTCCTCCATAAAGCTGTTCCCAGCAAACTGACAGAAGGGGCCGAGAAAGGTCAGGCAGAGAAGGCCGCCGACGTCATGAGGCTCCTCATTCGCTACCAAGACCTGCTGTGGACG ATCCCTAACTTTGTCATGAGTCAAGTTCGGAGGCTGAATGAGAACAGCAGCCGTCGTTATCAGTTTTACGACCGACGGATCAAGAACCTGCTGAGGAAGATCCACACCGACAGTCGGGATAAACCGGACAAGAACTCCTCCGAG CTTTGTCGTACTGTGAAGATCCAGGTGGGGGACCAGGTGACCAGCACCATGGAGTTCCAGCTCAACATCAACTCCCGGGCCTCGGACCTGCTGGCGCAGTTCCACCGCCACTATCTTCACAGCCCTGAGAAAGGCAAGGGCAAAATACGAAG GAACGGCTCTGTGTCGTTCTCGGACTGCGCCCTCTACGAAGTCGGTGGGAACATCG GGGAACACTGTCTGGATCCCGACACACACCTTCTGGATCTGTACAACAGCAACTCGGGAGGAGAGTGGGTCATCAAGCTGAAGCCCAGCGCCGGCAGAGGGATGTGA
- the LOC128760975 gene encoding rho GTPase-activating protein 40 isoform X1: MRDREEVMVSRMEQAVQFPHTRLNRFRFRPKKDPTWSRRLKPSSLKKKVRDPSPTEMSVEPWVNPLDQAAAEHPQSTLSPLDQEQHLDKICLDSFWSEVETIRQGSGEDLDCSRRDSRQSEEGEQEEQWLADAGLSTLISDDSEDVENAVLLSTLTRAQAEAVQRRLDSYTLSLRKRNKPAPRDVRDIFHTPISQTLLSEPHHSDDLAQNSMASVPKAPLSVLTPEHQRGAPKEEFFITDVAYCEQAVILLKQAKLPQNNSQRRKEDGTLPRVICPKCRLGVTRIQDLSHPDLKKVRQLALIDLTALCDLLELEVKRHKTGKRKIPESSLFGVPLATLMESDQKVKPNTSTPLFLQALLAFLEKKGIDSEGILRVPGSQSRIKLLQQNLETNFYSGQVSWEEVSPNDAAALLKKFIRELPAPLLTAEYLNTFSAVRDITDLKQKLHMLNLLILLLPEPNRNTLKALLEFLSKVVSREKRNRMNLWAVATIMAPNLFLHKAVPSKLTEGAEKGQAEKAADVMRLLIRYQDLLWTIPNFVMSQVRRLNENSSRRYQFYDRRIKNLLRKIHTDSRDKPDKNSSELCRTVKIQVGDQVTSTMEFQLNINSRASDLLAQFHRHYLHSPEKGKGKIRRNGSVSFSDCALYEVGGNIGEHCLDPDTHLLDLYNSNSGGEWVIKLKPSAGRGM, translated from the exons atgagagacagagaggaggtcaTGGTGAGCAGGATGGAGCAGGCCGTCCAGTTTCCACACACAAGGTTGAACCGATTCAGGTTTCGCCCAAAAAAGGACCCAACGTGGAGTAGGCGCTTGAAGCCCTCATCTCTCAAGAAAAAAGTCAG AGATCCCAGCCCCACCGAGATGAGCGTGGAGCCCTGGGTGAACCCGCTGGATCAGGCTGCAGCTGAACACCCACAAAGTACACTTTCGCCCCTGGATCAGGAGCAGCATCTGGACAAAATCTGCTTGGATTCCTTCTGGAGCGAGGTAGAAACCATAAGGCAAGGGAGTGGCGAGGACCTGGACTGCAGCAGGAGGGATTCCAGACAGTCTGAAG AAGGAGAACAGGAAGAGCAGTGGTTGGCGGACGCAGGCTTGTCCACCCTCATCAGCGACGACAGTGAGGATGTAGAAAACGCGGTGCTGCTGTCTACTCTAACACGAGCTCAGGCTGAAGCTGTCCAACGCCGACTGGATTCCTACACACTGTCACTCCGCAAGAGGAACAAACCAGCGCCGAGGGACGTCCGCGACATCTTTCACACTCCCATCAGCCAG ACCCTCCTGTCTGAGCCTCATCATAGTGACGACCTCGCACAGAACAGCATGGCGTCGGTTCCAAAGGCACCGTTGTCAG ttTTGACCCCTGAACACCAGCGAGGCGCTCCGAAAGAAGAGTTCTTTATCACTGATGTGGCTTATTGCGAACAGGCCGTCATTCTGCTCAAACAGGCCAAGCTGCCTCAGAACAACAGCCAGCGCCGGAAAGAAGACGGGACACTGCCG AGGGTGATCTGCCCCAAATGCCGGTTAGGCGTGACCCGAATTCAAGACCTGTCCCACCCTGACCTGAAGAAGGTGCGTCAGCTGGCTCTGATCGACCTGACGGCGCTGTGTGACCTGCTGGAACTGGAAGTCAAAAGGCATAAGACTGGCAAGAGAAAAATTCCAG AGAGCTCATTGTTCGGAGTGCCGCTGGCGACACTGATGGAGAGCGACCAGAAAGTGAAGCCGAACACATCAACTCCACTTTTTCTGCAGGCG ctgctggcaTTTTTGGAGAAGAAAGGAATCGATTCGGAGGGGATCCTGCGGGTTCCAGGCTCTCAGTCCAGAATCAAG ctgctgcagcagaaccTGGAGACCAACTTTTACTCAGGTCAGGTGAGCTGGGAGGAAGTGAGTCCGAACGATGCTGCGGCTCTTCTCAAGAAGTTCATCCGCGAGCTCCCCGCTCCTTTACTCACCGCCGAGTACCTTAACACTTTCAGCGCCGTGAGAG ACATCACAGATCTGAAGCAGAAGCTCCACATGCTGAACCTGCTCATCTTGCTGCTGCCGGAGCCCAACAGAAACACGCTGAAG GCTCTCCTCGAGTTCCTCAGCAAGGTTGTTTCCCGGGAGAAGAGGAACAGGATGAACCTGTGGGCGGTGGCCACCATCATGGCGCCGAATCTCTTCCTCCATAAAGCTGTTCCCAGCAAACTGACAGAAGGGGCCGAGAAAGGTCAGGCAGAGAAGGCCGCCGACGTCATGAGGCTCCTCATTCGCTACCAAGACCTGCTGTGGACG ATCCCTAACTTTGTCATGAGTCAAGTTCGGAGGCTGAATGAGAACAGCAGCCGTCGTTATCAGTTTTACGACCGACGGATCAAGAACCTGCTGAGGAAGATCCACACCGACAGTCGGGATAAACCGGACAAGAACTCCTCCGAG CTTTGTCGTACTGTGAAGATCCAGGTGGGGGACCAGGTGACCAGCACCATGGAGTTCCAGCTCAACATCAACTCCCGGGCCTCGGACCTGCTGGCGCAGTTCCACCGCCACTATCTTCACAGCCCTGAGAAAGGCAAGGGCAAAATACGAAG GAACGGCTCTGTGTCGTTCTCGGACTGCGCCCTCTACGAAGTCGGTGGGAACATCG GGGAACACTGTCTGGATCCCGACACACACCTTCTGGATCTGTACAACAGCAACTCGGGAGGAGAGTGGGTCATCAAGCTGAAGCCCAGCGCCGGCAGAGGGATGTGA